A window of Maioricimonas rarisocia genomic DNA:
GAACGGCTGCCCGCAGAACGGGCCGGCCCGGGCGGCTGGCCTCCCACCAGAATTCCTGCCTGCCAGTGGATCTCCCGTCGGATCTGGACGATCGAAACGTCGGGGGCGGCGCTGAATAACCTGCCTGCTGTTCGACGGTGTTCCCTCCGGACACCGCAATTCGAGGTGCGCATTTGAATATCATCCGGAAACGGCCGATTTCCCTCGGGCTGCTCCTGCTGGTGCTCGCCCCTTCGCTGAGCCGGGCGGACGAGCCAGAGCTGACCTACGAGAAGCACATCCGTCCGATCTTCCGGGCCCATTGCTTCGACTGTCACGGGGCGACCGAAGAGATCGAAGGAGGGCTGGATCTCCGTCTGGTCCGCTTCCTCGAGAAAGGGGGCGACAGCGGACCGGCCATCGTGACCGGCAACGTCGATGAGAGCTACCTGATCGAGCGGGTCCGCAGCGGCGACATGCCTCCCGGCGAGGGGACCGTTTCTGCTGAAGAACTGGCGACGCTGGAGCAGTGGATCGCACAGGGAGCGAAGACGGCGCGACCGGAGCCGGAGTCGATCGGACCGGGACTGGGCATCACGCCCGAAGAACGAAGCTTCTGGTCGTTCCAGCCGATTCAGCGTCCCGCTGTGCCTCGAATCGCACCGCCGCGACAGGCGAGCGTCCGCACGCCGATCGACGCGTTCGTGCTGAATGCGATGCCGGACGGGCTGGCCTTCTCCGCAGACGCCGACCGCTTCACGTTGATCCGCCGGGCGTACTTCGACCTGATTGGTCTTCCACCCACAGCCGACGAGTTGCAGCGCTGGCTCAATGAGCCGGGAGAGGACTGGTACGAGCGGCTGCTGACGGAACTGCTCGATTCGCCTCACTACGGCGAGCGGTGGGGCCGTCACTGGCTCGATATCGCCGGCTACGCGGACTCGGAAGGTTACACGGTTGCCGACGCGGTTCGCCCCTGGGCGTGGAAGTACCGCGACTGGGTCATTCGCTCATTGAATGAGGACAAGCCGTTCGATCAGTTCATCATCGAACAGCTCGCCGGCGACGAGCTCGCCGGCCCTCGTGAGGGTGACCTGACCCCCGAGCAGATCGAACTGCTGACGGCGACCGGCTTTCTTCGAATGGCGGCGGACGGAACCGGCAGCGGCGCGAACAATGCCGAGGGACGCAATCAGGTGATGGCCGACACCCTCAAGATCGTCGGCACCTCGTTGCTGGGTTTGAGTCTGCAGTGTGCCCAGTGTCACGACCACCGGTACGATCCGATTCCGCACACCGATTACTTTGCCATCCGCGCCGTGTTCGAGCCGGCTCTCGACTGGAAGTCATGGCAGGTTCCGAATGCCCGTCGCGTGTCGCTGTACACCGAGGCGGACCGGAAGCAGGCAGCCGAGATCGAAGCCGAAGCACAGAAAATCGCTGCCGAGAAGGCGACGAAGCAGGCCGAATACATGGAGCAGGCCCTTGAAAAGGAACTGGCGAAGTTCGAGGAGCCGCTGCGTGAACAGCTTCGTACTGCCTACAAGACGCCGGCCGGCGAACGGACCGACGAGCAGAAGGCGCTGCTGGACAGTCATCCCAGCGTAAAGATCACCCCTGGCGTGCTGTACCAGTACCTGCCGGATGCCGCCGAAGACCTGAAAGGTTACGACAAGCGGATTGCCGAAGTCCGCGCGAAGAAGCCGCCCGAAGAGTTCATCCGCGCCTTGGTGGAACCGGCCGGGCACGTCCCCGAAACGCGGCTGTTCCATCGTGGCGATCACGAGCAGCCGAAACAGGTCGTTGCTCCCGCGGGGCTGACAGTGGCGGCACCGGAAGGGGAGTATCCCGCGCTTCCGGCAAACGATCCCGAGCTGTCGACCACCGGTCGGCGTCTGGCATTCGCCCGCTGGCTGACGAGTGGCCGGCATCCGCTCGTGGCCCGCGTGATCGTCAACCGGGTCTGGATGCATCACTTCGGCCGCGGCCTGGTGAGCACCCCCTCCGACTTCGGCAAGCTCGGGGGAACGCCGACGCATCCGGAGCTACTGGACTGGCTCGCCAGTGAGTTCGTGGAGAGCGGCTGGAGCCTGAAAAAGCTGCACCGGCTGATTCTGACCTCCACTGTCTGGCGGCAGCAGTCCGCCGTCGACGACCAGGATCCCCGCTACGCGATTGATTCGACCAACACCTACTACTGGCGGAAGCCACTGGTTCGGCTGGAAGCCGAGCTGCTGCGGGACCGGATGCTGACAGCCACCGGGCGACTTGATCGGAAACTGTTCGGCGCTCCGGTCAGCATCAAGGAGGACGAGACCGGCCAGGTGGTCGTCGATGGCGAGCAGACCCGCCGCAGCCTGTACATTCAGGCGCGTCGCAGTCAGCCGGTCGCCATGCTGCAGGCCTTCGACGCACCGGTGATGGAAACCAACTGCGAACGCCGGCCCGTTTCGACGGTCGCGACGCAGTCGCTGATGTTGCTCAATGGCGAGTTCATTCTTGACCAGGCAGGCCGGCTCGCCGACCGGGCCGCGTCCGAACCGCATACACTCACCGATGACCGGCTTGCTTCACTGCCGCCGCTGCCCGCGCCTCCTCAGGCGACGTGGCACTACGGCTATGGTGCGTTTGATGAGTCAACGCAGCGAGTCGTGACCTTCACGCCGTTGCCGCACTGGACCGGTTCCGCCTGGCGGGGTGGGGAGAATCTGCCCGATCCGACTCTGGGCTGGACGTTCCTCACGGCGACCGGCGGCCACACTGATGTCCTCGAACGTTCCCCCATCCGCCGCTGGACTGCTCCCGCTGATGGCGTCGTCACCATTGCCGGCACGCTGCAGCACGGCTCAGAGAACGGCGACGGCGTGCGGGGGCGGATTGTCTCGAGCCGCGCAGGGTTGGCGGGGGAATGGACCGCTCACGCCGGCTCCTCGGAGACGAACGTCAGTGAGCTGGCGGTCGCGAAAGGGGACACGATCGACTTCGTGACCGACTGCATCACCAACTACACGTCCGACTCGTTCAACTGGCCGGTGACCATCACCCTGAAGGTGTCCGGACAGCCGGATCGGACCTTTGCCACGGCCGACGGCTTCCACGGCCCCGCTTCACCGCCGGAGTCTCTCCCCGGCCAGGTGGTGCGTGCGTGGGAACTGGCCTTCTGCCGACAACCGAATGCTGACGAACTGTCACTGGCGATGCAATTTCTGGCCCGTCAGCTGGACGTCCTGCGGCGTGATTCGGCGATGGTCCCATCGGGACGGACGCCGGAAAGGCAGGCGCTGACGAACCTCTGTCACGCTCTGCTCAGCTCCAACGAGTTTCTGTACGTCGACTGACAGCTTCGTACCTGCGGGCCCACCGCTGCATTCAATGAGACGGACTTACGCCGGTCCGATTGCGAGATAACTTCCATGACGACTCCCCCCCGATTCTCCCGCCGCGATTTCCTCAACCAGAACGCCATGGGCATCGGCGCAGTCGCGCTGGCCTGGTTGCTCAAGCAGGACCAGTTGCTCGCCTCGCCGAAGAAGGCCCCCAAGCAACAGGAGCACTTCGATCTCTCGCCGCGGGAGCCGCACTTCACGCCGCGGGCAAAGGCGATGATCTCGCTGTTTCAGCACGGCGGTCCGTCGCATATGGATCTGACTGACCCGAAGCCGGAGCTGAGCAAGTACGACGGCACGGACTATCAGGGGGACATCCACTACAGCTTTGCCAACGCCGCCAGCAAGAAGCTGATGGGGACGCAGTGGAAGTTCTCGAAGCATGGCGAGTGCGGCACCGAGCTGTCGGAACTGCTCCCGCACACCGCGGAGATCGTCGACGACATCTGCCTGATTCGCAGCATGCATACCGGTGCGAACGGGCACGAAGTGTCAATCCGGTACTTCCACGGCGGCATACCAGGTGTGCTCGGTCGACCGCATTACGCCTCGTGGCTGCTCTACGCTCTGGGGGCCGAAACGCAGGAACTTCCCGCTTACATGGTGCTGACGGATCCGGGAGGACATCCGGTCGACGGCGTGCATAACTGGTCGAACGGTTTCATGCCGCCGCTCTTTCAGGGGACGGTCCTGCGACCGAAGGAGCCGCGGATCCTCAATCTCGACGCACCGCCACATCTGCGAGGGACGCCGCAGCGGCAGAACCTCGACTTCCTGCAGGAGCTGAACCGCCGCTACGCCAGCCGGTTTCCCGGTGAGTCGGATCTGGATGCCCGTATTGCCAGCTACGAACTGGCAGCCCGCATGCAGACGGCCGCCCGCGAAGCCCTCGATATCTCACAGGAGACGAAGGCGACGCAGGAGCTGTACGGTCTCGACAAGCCGGAAACGCGGGAGTACGGCACCCGGTGCCTGATTGCCCGCCGGCTGGTCGAGCGGGGCGTGCGGTTCGTGCAGCTGTTCCTCAATGGACAGCCGTGGGACAACCACAGCAACCTCAAGACCGCGCTACCGGCCGTCTGCAAGCGGACCGATCAGCCCTCGGCGGCACTGGTGAAGGACCTGAAGCAGCGGGGTATGCTGGACGAAGTGCTGGTGCACTGGGGGGGCGAAATCGGCCGACTGCCGGTGACTCAGAATCAGGGAAGCCCGGAGAAGAACGGCCGCGATCACAATGGCCAGGGGTTCAGCATCTGGATGGCGGGGGGCGGCATCCGCCCCGGCATGGCCTTCGGTGCGACCGACGAATTCGGCCACAAGGCGGTCGAGAACGTCGTCACCCCCAACGATTACCAGGCGACGCTGCTGCACCTGTTCGGCCTGGACTGGAAGGAACTGGTCTACCTGCACAACGGGCAGGAGCAGATCGTCACCGCCGGCCGGAACGCGCGGGTGGTCGAGGAAATCCTGGCGTAGGGGACGCCGGTCGGCAGAAGGGGGGGCCGCGAGGGGGCACCGGGCTGCCGAGAAGCGGGGTAAGCTGTTGTCCCGCAGAGAGTTATGAGTGGGCGCTACAGGACTTGAACCTGTGACCTCTTCCGTGTGAAGGAAGCGCGCTAGCCAGCTGCGCCAAGCGCCCCGATGGACAAGGTTTTAGCTGCTGCGGGCGGATGCTGCAAGCGCAATGGGGGGGACGCGGTGCATCCTCTGACCGGCTCTCGCACGCCGACGGGTGGCTGGCGGTCGTCGCGGAGTGACGCCCCCAGTCGGCTGCGTTGTATCAGTCGAAGTCGCCTTGCCCGAGACACGCACTGACCAGGAGGCCCCGGCAAGATCTTGAATTCCGCCTCTGGGAATGTCATCCTCAAATGACGCCAGGCTTGAATCCGAAGGGGGAAGATACGGCGGTATGTTCCCCTCGAACGGACAGGCTTCCGCCGGTTCGGAGAGATGGAATCCCTCATGGCCAGACTTCGCTGCAAAGACGTGACGCCGGGGCTGCGATCCTCAGAGCGCGTGGCCATTTTCGCAGATGTGGAAGGCCGTGATCACTTCCTTCGCGTCGAAGGGGACTTCCTCTACCGCGAAGGTGAGCAGATGCTGCTTCCAGTTGCGGTGGTTCATCGTGATCCGGAGACCGGGTTTGTGCTGATCGAGCTGCCGCATGAAGCAGAAACCGGTGCGAACCGCATCTGGGTGGCTCCTGACCAGATCGAAGGTCCTGTGGAGGCGGTTGCATGATCCTCTCCGACCGGGAGATTCGGGCCGCTCTCGATCGGGATGCCATGAAGATCACGCCGCTGCCGCAGGCGAGCGCCTGGTCTTCGACAGCGATCGACCTGACGCTGGACCGGGAACTGGTCCGGTTGAAGGCGCCGCTCATTGCTGGTGTTCCCACTCCAGTCAGTCCAGCAGAGTCCGGCTACCGCTTCGATCTCCTCATCCGCGAAAGCGGCGAACAGATCACCATGTCTTCGTCGGGGCATGTGTTTGAGTCCGGCAGCTTTCTACTGGCGTGGACGACCGAGAAGCTCCAGTTGCCCCATCGCTCTCGTCTCGCGGCACGTGTCGAAGGCAAGAGCAGCCTTGCGCGGCTGGGAATCGGAGTCCATGTTACGGCTCCCACGATCCACGCGGGATTCGGGTTCAAGCAGGGGGATCCTGGCTACGTCGGCAGTCCGCTGCAGCTCGAAATGTGGAACTGCGGACCGCTTGACATCAAGCTGCTGCCGGGAATGCCGATCTGCCAGTTGATTGTCGAGCTTGTCGACGGGACACCGGAGAAGGGCTACGACGGACGGTTCTCGATACAGGGGCCCAGGCAGGTGCAGGCGTGATCGACGGGCGCGAGAGGAATTGTTCGAGCTCGGCGGTCGTCGCGAGCGACGCCCCAGAAACGGTGCGATGAATCGTCATTCCCCCGCCGGCTCACTGCAGCAGCATCAACCGCGCCATCGCCCGGGCCACCAGGTTTCCCTCCAGCTGCAGCGCGCGATCCACCAGTTCACGCCGCTCGGGTGAGTCCGCCGGCAATGCCGACGCCAGCGAACAGCAGAGCCGCGACTCGAGGTCCGGCTCCTCGCACCGCTCCAGCCCGGCACGATAGCTGGCAATTGCCGCCTCGCCGTCGCCAGCATTCTGCTCGAGATTGCCCAGCAGCAGGCGGAAGGGGGCGAAGCCCGGGAACTGTTCGACCGCCTTGCGCGCCAGCGGGAACGCTTTGTCCGCAGGCAGGCCGCCATCCTGAATCGCCCGCAGAAGCTGGAACTCCTCCGCCGTCACTTCGCCGCGATCGAGCTGACCGGCCAGCCAGCGATCAAAGCGGCTGTGGAACCATCCGGGGGCCAGCCGCTCCACCTCGTTGAACGACTCCGCTGCCTTTCCATATGCCCCCAGCTCGAGCAGACAGTTGCCGCTCTGGTACGCCGGGTCGGGATCGTAAGGGTCGACTTCGGACGCCTGCTGGTACAGCTCCAGTGCATCGGCCAGTTGACCGTCGGAGGCGAGGGCGTTGGCCCGGTCGACCAGCGTTGTCGCTTTCTGCAGCGCGAGCCGGTTCCGGCGAAATTCGAACACGTACCGTCCCTGGCCGACGCTTCCCACTTCGTCCAGTTCGTACTCCTGCCCGTCGTGCACGCAGACGATGCGGCAGAGCGGTTCACCTTCCCTCAGACGCTCGACCTGCCGTGCGGAGTTCTCTGCTGGTTCACGCGTCTCGCGGGCGACGGTGAGACGTTCCTCCGCCGTCGATACCGCTGCTGCCGTATCACCGAGGTAACGATGGACCTCCAGCAGATTGTTCAGGTAGGTGCGGACGCCTTCGATATCGCCGGTCTCCCGGCAGATCGCCAGGGCGGACTCGAATGGCTTGCGGGCGTCGGCGACACATCCCGACTGAAACAGCAACTCGCCGAGGTGGCCCTGCAGAATCGCTTCGTAACGACGGGCCGCTTCGCCGCGCATCTGGCCGGCACGCTCGATGTGCTGGCTGGCTTCCTCGATCAGCGGCTCATACTCGAGCTGTACGATCCGCTCGGGGACCTGCCGCAGCCACGCATCCCACTGCAGCAGCGGGTTCTCGGTGTCCGGACCGGTCAGCTGCTGCCATAGCTCGGGAGCGTTGCATTCGCTGGCCAGACACTGAGCTGCAGCGCCAAGGCACTGGGCATGCCGGTCGAGCGCCGCGGGGTTGGAGTCCAGCCCTTCCGGAATCTTGCACAGAAACTCGACGTGCGCGGCGACCTGGTCGCGATGACGCCGGCACCAGCTGCGGAGCCTGCGGGGCGAGCCCGACGCGGCCGCCGCGATGAGCTGCCGGCGAAGTTCCTCCGGCTCGAGCGGTTCGGCCGGTGCGCGTCGGAAAGGCCAGAACACCATGCTGTTCGTCTCCGGAGTGCGGCTATGTGTCGAAGTTGTCGGTCAGCGCTGCGTCGCCTGTGCGATCACTTCGTTGATTGTCTCTTCACGCGGCTTGCCGTCCGGGCCCCGGGCGAGCGACGCCAGGTGGACAATCCGCCCATCGCGGACAACGACCGCTTCGCCATATCCATGGATTCTGCCCACCAGCTCCGGCAGCTGGCACACCCCCGGAGCCCCATCGATGTCGAGGACGATCAGTTGAGGGACGGAAGCAGACGCCTCGTGCAGGGCTTCCGTCAGGTCGGTGAAGGCCCGGATCGACGGCGCACTCCAGAATGCCATCAGGAACAGGATACCGCGATCGACCGACCAGATCGTCTCTGCGTCGGCATCCGGCAGGTATCGGATCTGTTCCGCCGGCAGCCGGGAGTGCCGTGCGAGTAACTGCAGGCCGTCCGGATTTCCGGGCATCCGAAGACTCCACTCGCAGATCACACACGCGTGACGGTGCCCTGTCCGACGGTCCTGCTTCCTTCACGGATCAGAAACGGCATCCCGACCGTGATCGCGTGCACGTGGATCTGGTCCCATCGCTGCTTGTCGAATCGTACCAGTGCCCGGACGGTCGTGCCCGGCTCAATCATCTCGCCTTCCGCAGCATCGGGAAAGAACTGGAAGCCGTCGAAGTCGTCCCCGTCGTAGTGAAACTGTCCGCGATACCCGCTGAAGACGCCGCGTCGCCGTCCACCTTCGTCGGTGGTCAGATACCGGATCTCGGCTTCGATCTCGTGGCAGGCGAATGGCATGGGGATGTCTCTCGGGACACGTTCGCCGTGTGGACCAGACGACAGCGCGTTGTATCGGACAGTCAGAATCGGAGAAGGGTTCTCTGTGTTCTCCGAACATCCTGTTCGCTCACCGTGTCGCGGTGGAGTCCGGCACGTCAACATGGTATCCCGTCGGATCGGCACCCTCGACTGCAATCCCTTTCTGCAAGGACTTCCCGATGCCCTGGCCCGAGCCCGTTGTCCTCGAGGGGCGTCACGCCTCGCTGCTGCCGCTCTCGCACGATCACCACGATGCGCTTGTCGAGGCGGCGAGTGATGGCAACCTGTGGGAACTGTGGTACACCAGCGTCCCCACGGCTGAAGGCATGCGGGCCGAGATCGACCGCAGGCTCGACCTGCAGGCGAAAGGATCGATGCTGCCGTTTACGGTGCTCGACCCGGACGGCACGCCGGTCGGCATGACGACGTACATGCACATCGACGCGGTCCATCGCCGGGTGGAGATCGGTTCGACCTGGTACGCCCGGCGGGTGCAGCGGACGGGGCTGAACACCGAGTGCAAGCTGATGCTGCTGCGGCACGCCTTCGAGACGCTGGACTGCATCGCGGTCGAGTTCCGCACGTCGTTCTTCAACCAGCCGAGCCGGCGGGCGATCGAGCGGCTGGGAGCGAAGCTGGACGGCATTCTGCGAAGCCATCAGCGGCACGGCGACGGAACCCTGCGGGACACGTGCGTGTATTCGATCATCGCATCAGAGTGGCCGGCGGTGCAGAGTCATCTGGCGTTCAAGCTAGCCCACCGCGGTGCGGATAAGATGTAGGGGGGCATGTTGACTATTCTCAGACCGGTCCGAATTGCCACCCGCGCTCGTCGGCCAGACTGCGGAGAGCCTTGGCTTTTTTTCGGATCCGGCTTTGCGAATGGCCAGAAAAGTCGATGAGTGCGTGCTCCGGAAAAGGTTCCGGATCGGGCGAGACAACGAGTTCCTGACCGCGGCATTCCTGAACGGTCACGGCCAATACTCCAGCAGAACGATGGCCAAGCGTTTCCGTGTAATGACTCCACGCATCTTGGGCATCGATCTGGTTACCGTCGTAGACCGAGAGCTTGTGCTCATCTTTGGGAGTCGGTCTGAATACCTGGGAACTCACACGTCCCTGCTGAATCCAGTCCGGGTGCACCTGACGGTAGAGTAGTGTCGAGTTGTCCATCAACGGGCCCGCGAATTTTCTTTGATTGAACGAGCGATCCAGTCCCAGTCAGATTCGACGTCCAGGTCTAGGGTCTTCTCAATCTCCTGCCCGGACTCTGTGTCGAGCATGTCCCACTCAGCACTATGTTCACCTCCTTCAACACTCAGCGAGATTTCGATTGAATCAATGGTCCACTCCAGCTGTATTCCACCGTCGAGGGTCGGATAGACGTACGGAAGGGGGAGGTCGTCCGGATAGTGCGTCTCAAATTGTGCCACGAACCAGTCGAGGTGTGTTTCATCCGGTGCATCGCCTTGACCGTCCATCCATCCGGATTTGATGTTCCTGATTTCGTCGATCCTCGCGGCGACATCAAGCGGTTCGAGGAGGACAACGTTTTCAAGGGTTGCGACCCTCTGGAGTCGCTGAGATTCGTCAAATACGGCGATTCCTTCCAGGAGAATCTTCACCCCCTCTGGACGAATTCGGAGTGCCTCGACGATCAGGTCGCGATACACCTCCGGCAGTTGAGACGGGATCTTCTTTCCATCTGCCATGCGGACGTGGAATCGAGATTTTTCGTCGTCGACTTCAGTGACGAACCCGCGGATCGAAACTTCCTCAGTAATGGCCGTCGCCTGAGTTGATGCAAGCAGTAGTCTACGGCGCGTCTTCAGGTCGAGTCGGCACGTCAGCGATTGTGATTCGTTGGAGAGTTCAATGGCTTCTCCTTCGCGCAGACTGCGTCCGAAACCTTGAAAGTAGGTTAGAACTCGATCCGGAAGGAACCGGGAAGGGTCGTCGTCCCGCTCCGCAGCCGAAATTGCCCCGATGATCGCTGTCTTTGCATCGTGGAAGTAGTCCTGGTATGGGACGAACAGCGTTCGCGAAGTTGCGATCAGTTCGATGACCGGAATCGCACTGCCGTCGACGATGGTGCGCAGGCACAGGTCGACACCGCCCACAAATCCTCTCGGGACTCGCTGGCGATCCGGGTTTGCACTGAGGAATTTCCACTTGGAGACTTCGAAGACCAGTTCCTTGAGGACTGCGATATCTCGAAGAAACTCGAGCGGTATTGCATGATCTTCGAACCGTGCCCCCGTCAATCGTGGACGAAGAAACGCTGTTGAGTGCACCATGTCCTCTCCCTCGCCTGTTTGGGAGGCCCGGCGCTCGTCAACAGCAGTTGTCCGTTGCTACAACTTCTGCCGACCTTGCTTCGATCGTTAAAACCACAACCCACAGGAACATGGGTGACGCGATGATCCAAGACCGAAGGGCCCACCAACCGGCGTTGTCGTACTGAACAATTGTCGGTGATTGTGCGTTCGATGTACAGACCGCCCCGTGTATTCGGGGTTGCCCGACGAACGCGCGGGGGGCTTAAATCGGCAAGGCAGAAGTGGTGTTCGGGCCACCCGCCAGAAACGCCGGGACCAGTCCCGGCCTACCCACGGTCATCGCACAACCGGCAAGCTGGATCGTCCTTCGTGAGCGCTCCAATCAAAAAGGTCAAAGCCTGGCCGTTCGCATTCGGCGGCGAGGGGCATAGCGGCTGGCTGCCGGCGGGAGCTGCAGTCCCCGAGCCGACGCCGGTTGAGCACGAACTCCTCGATGTGACGATCGAGAGCGACGAAGGGGGCTACCTGCTGATCTGGGCGGCCCGGCCGTCGCCGACCTGTGAGGATCTGCGTCCACCGAAGTCCGGCGATACCTGGTATGAGACACTCGAGGAAGCCCTGGCCGCTGCCCGGAACCACTTCGGCATTCAGCACGAGGACTGGAGCGACGTGTCCTGAATGATGCTGAGACCGCCGAGGAAACGCCAAAACCAGGCCCAGCCTGCCTTGCAGCGCCACGAAGGCGAGCCGGCTGCGTAAGCTGCCGGGTAAACGAATCTCGTAGCGGTATTACCCCGGAGCTCACGCTCCGGGCTCGCCAGCGGTTATGCATGTGATCGCCTCGAGGCTCGATTGCGACGTCCTCACTCCCCGATCACCTTCACCAGCACCCGCTTGGGCCGGCGGCCGTCGAACTCGCCGTAGAAGATCTGTTCCCACGGCCCGAAGTCCAGTTTCCCTTCGGTGATGGCGACAACGACTTCGCGGCCCATGACCTGTCGCTTCATGTGGGCGTCGGCATTGTCTTCGCCGGTCCGGTTGTGGGCGTACCGCTGCGGCGAGGCGTCGAAGGGGGCGAGGT
This region includes:
- a CDS encoding DUF1501 domain-containing protein, whose translation is MTTPPRFSRRDFLNQNAMGIGAVALAWLLKQDQLLASPKKAPKQQEHFDLSPREPHFTPRAKAMISLFQHGGPSHMDLTDPKPELSKYDGTDYQGDIHYSFANAASKKLMGTQWKFSKHGECGTELSELLPHTAEIVDDICLIRSMHTGANGHEVSIRYFHGGIPGVLGRPHYASWLLYALGAETQELPAYMVLTDPGGHPVDGVHNWSNGFMPPLFQGTVLRPKEPRILNLDAPPHLRGTPQRQNLDFLQELNRRYASRFPGESDLDARIASYELAARMQTAAREALDISQETKATQELYGLDKPETREYGTRCLIARRLVERGVRFVQLFLNGQPWDNHSNLKTALPAVCKRTDQPSAALVKDLKQRGMLDEVLVHWGGEIGRLPVTQNQGSPEKNGRDHNGQGFSIWMAGGGIRPGMAFGATDEFGHKAVENVVTPNDYQATLLHLFGLDWKELVYLHNGQEQIVTAGRNARVVEEILA
- a CDS encoding tetratricopeptide repeat protein, with product MVFWPFRRAPAEPLEPEELRRQLIAAAASGSPRRLRSWCRRHRDQVAAHVEFLCKIPEGLDSNPAALDRHAQCLGAAAQCLASECNAPELWQQLTGPDTENPLLQWDAWLRQVPERIVQLEYEPLIEEASQHIERAGQMRGEAARRYEAILQGHLGELLFQSGCVADARKPFESALAICRETGDIEGVRTYLNNLLEVHRYLGDTAAAVSTAEERLTVARETREPAENSARQVERLREGEPLCRIVCVHDGQEYELDEVGSVGQGRYVFEFRRNRLALQKATTLVDRANALASDGQLADALELYQQASEVDPYDPDPAYQSGNCLLELGAYGKAAESFNEVERLAPGWFHSRFDRWLAGQLDRGEVTAEEFQLLRAIQDGGLPADKAFPLARKAVEQFPGFAPFRLLLGNLEQNAGDGEAAIASYRAGLERCEEPDLESRLCCSLASALPADSPERRELVDRALQLEGNLVARAMARLMLLQ
- a CDS encoding PSD1 and planctomycete cytochrome C domain-containing protein — translated: MNIIRKRPISLGLLLLVLAPSLSRADEPELTYEKHIRPIFRAHCFDCHGATEEIEGGLDLRLVRFLEKGGDSGPAIVTGNVDESYLIERVRSGDMPPGEGTVSAEELATLEQWIAQGAKTARPEPESIGPGLGITPEERSFWSFQPIQRPAVPRIAPPRQASVRTPIDAFVLNAMPDGLAFSADADRFTLIRRAYFDLIGLPPTADELQRWLNEPGEDWYERLLTELLDSPHYGERWGRHWLDIAGYADSEGYTVADAVRPWAWKYRDWVIRSLNEDKPFDQFIIEQLAGDELAGPREGDLTPEQIELLTATGFLRMAADGTGSGANNAEGRNQVMADTLKIVGTSLLGLSLQCAQCHDHRYDPIPHTDYFAIRAVFEPALDWKSWQVPNARRVSLYTEADRKQAAEIEAEAQKIAAEKATKQAEYMEQALEKELAKFEEPLREQLRTAYKTPAGERTDEQKALLDSHPSVKITPGVLYQYLPDAAEDLKGYDKRIAEVRAKKPPEEFIRALVEPAGHVPETRLFHRGDHEQPKQVVAPAGLTVAAPEGEYPALPANDPELSTTGRRLAFARWLTSGRHPLVARVIVNRVWMHHFGRGLVSTPSDFGKLGGTPTHPELLDWLASEFVESGWSLKKLHRLILTSTVWRQQSAVDDQDPRYAIDSTNTYYWRKPLVRLEAELLRDRMLTATGRLDRKLFGAPVSIKEDETGQVVVDGEQTRRSLYIQARRSQPVAMLQAFDAPVMETNCERRPVSTVATQSLMLLNGEFILDQAGRLADRAASEPHTLTDDRLASLPPLPAPPQATWHYGYGAFDESTQRVVTFTPLPHWTGSAWRGGENLPDPTLGWTFLTATGGHTDVLERSPIRRWTAPADGVVTIAGTLQHGSENGDGVRGRIVSSRAGLAGEWTAHAGSSETNVSELAVAKGDTIDFVTDCITNYTSDSFNWPVTITLKVSGQPDRTFATADGFHGPASPPESLPGQVVRAWELAFCRQPNADELSLAMQFLARQLDVLRRDSAMVPSGRTPERQALTNLCHALLSSNEFLYVD
- a CDS encoding GNAT family N-acetyltransferase, whose product is MPWPEPVVLEGRHASLLPLSHDHHDALVEAASDGNLWELWYTSVPTAEGMRAEIDRRLDLQAKGSMLPFTVLDPDGTPVGMTTYMHIDAVHRRVEIGSTWYARRVQRTGLNTECKLMLLRHAFETLDCIAVEFRTSFFNQPSRRAIERLGAKLDGILRSHQRHGDGTLRDTCVYSIIASEWPAVQSHLAFKLAHRGADKM
- a CDS encoding dCTP deaminase produces the protein MILSDREIRAALDRDAMKITPLPQASAWSSTAIDLTLDRELVRLKAPLIAGVPTPVSPAESGYRFDLLIRESGEQITMSSSGHVFESGSFLLAWTTEKLQLPHRSRLAARVEGKSSLARLGIGVHVTAPTIHAGFGFKQGDPGYVGSPLQLEMWNCGPLDIKLLPGMPICQLIVELVDGTPEKGYDGRFSIQGPRQVQA
- a CDS encoding EF-Tu C-terminal domain-related protein; this encodes MPFACHEIEAEIRYLTTDEGGRRRGVFSGYRGQFHYDGDDFDGFQFFPDAAEGEMIEPGTTVRALVRFDKQRWDQIHVHAITVGMPFLIREGSRTVGQGTVTRV
- a CDS encoding secondary thiamine-phosphate synthase enzyme YjbQ, whose protein sequence is MKSQTEYLTFNIPARMDFLNITPTVERIVRESGVQEGLVLANAMHITASVFINDDESGLHSDYKKWLEDLAPFDASPQRYAHNRTGEDNADAHMKRQVMGREVVVAITEGKLDFGPWEQIFYGEFDGRRPKRVLVKVIGE